The genomic window tattttaattgATATCTTGGACTACATACCCATATCTGTACCCAATGTGGGCTGATAACCAACAGCAGATGGTATGCGCCCAAGTAACGCCGAAACTTCAGCACCCGCTTGTGTAAAACGAAAAATATTGTCAATGAACAGCAAAACATCTTGACCATCTATATCGCGAAAATATTCGGCTACCGTAAGACCGGTTAGCACCACACGAGATCGTGCACCAGGTGGTTCATTCATTTGTCCATAAACTAATGCGACTTTCGAAGTATCATCTTCTATTGAAATTACCTTAGACTCGATCATTTCCATATACAGATCATTGCCTTCACGGGTACGTTCTCCAGCGCCAACAAAAACCGAATACCCGCCATGTTGTTTGGCCACATTATTTATTAGCTCCATAATGAGTACGGTCTTGCCTACGCCAGCACCGCCAAAGAGACCAATTTTTCCACCTTTTACATATGGAGCCAAGAGATCGATTACCTGTTGAGATGTGATAGCAACTGTCATTTCAAAAGACAATTAAAAAACATGAAATATTTGACCTTTATTCCAGTGACGAGCAAAGTAGGATTCACGTTCAATTCTACCATTCCTGGCGGCTCAGCATGTATAAAAGAATAAAAATCCGACTTTATGGGGCCACGCTCATCAATTGGATCTCCAACCACATTCATAATGCGTCCTAAGCACGACTTTCCAACAGGTACTCTGATCGGATATCCAGTATCGATTACCTCCTGTCCACGACGCAACCCTTCTGTACTGTCCATTGCTACAGTACGCACAATACCATCACCAAGATGATGAAACACCTACATATGAGTGCTTACTTAAGTTTGCTAATTTTACACTTTTGCAATTCGTCTTTCTTACCTCTAAAACCAATTTCCCTCCTGGATATTCGGGTACAATCATTGCATTCAAAATTTCTGGCACTTCTTCTTCAAATATTACATCGACTACTGGCCCAATAATAGCATGGATTCTGCCTTTAGCTGCTGGCGCTGGACGAATTTTTCCTTCAGCATCTTTTTCATTGTCCTTGGTAGCTATTTTGCTTGATTTAGGTTTAATTATTTCTTGCTTTACATTTTCATCACGACAAGCCTCTTCCGGCTTATTTGTCTtagcatttattttgatttcttTAGACTTGGTCTTTTCTTTCTTTATATCTTCATCGTTACAAGTTTCTTGCTGTTTCGGCTTGGCTCTCTTTGCGCTTTCTTCTACTTGAGCCGTCGATTCTTTAGTAGCCCCACAATCAGTTTCAGTATCTTCATCCTTGCCACCATCATTCGATGCTGTTTAGAAGAAATGTGTAAAATTTAGAGAATACACATTTTTTCTTGTTATTAACTTACCCGAAGCAACGAAGCGCTTGTATAAAATTTTGGAGGTGGGACCCTGGGCAGGCAATGTCCTTCCTATTGGCGCATTTAAAActgataaaaatttagaaaatacatTAATCAGAAATTTGTTTAATCATTTAACTTACAAAAGGAGGATAGTTGCGAAAATCTTGTAAGGAATGCCATAATCCAGTTCAGCTTTATTTAGCttttaaaaataagtaaaattgactTTTAATAGGTTAATGTTTTTTGCAAATGCTGCTTGACTAAAAACTATTTCTCTGAAGCATACAACCGAGT from Eurosta solidaginis isolate ZX-2024a chromosome 3, ASM4086904v1, whole genome shotgun sequence includes these protein-coding regions:
- the LOC137246975 gene encoding ATP synthase subunit beta, mitochondrial-like, with the translated sequence MIVPEYPGGKLVLEVFHHLGDGIVRTVAMDSTEGLRRGQEVIDTGYPIRVPVGKSCLGRIMNVVGDPIDERGPIKSDFYSFIHAEPPGMVELNVNPTLLVTGIKVIDLLAPYVKGGKIGLFGGAGVGKTVLIMELINNVAKQHGGYSVFVGAGERTREGNDLYMEMIESKVISIEDDTSKVALVYGQMNEPPGARSRVVLTGLTVAEYFRDIDGQDVLLFIDNIFRFTQAGAEVSALLGRIPSAVGYQPTLGTDMGTMQERITSTKNGSITSVQAVYVPADDLTDPAPAATFAHLDATTVLSRATAELGIYPAVDPLDSSSRIMDPAIVGEEHYQVARGVQKTLQSYKSLQDIIAILGMDELSEEDKLTVARARKIQRFLSQPFQIAEVFTGHPGKIVAIEKTVEGFKRLLNGEMDDLPEIAFYMVGDMDDVVEKAKKLALAMSVDK